ATACTGTTATCGGTAAGCTTGAAAATCTGAGAATTCCAAGAGATAGAGAGGGAAAATTCAGAACAAAGTTGATAGAACCTTATAGAAGAAGAGATATCAATCTTGAAGACTTAATACTTGGGATGTTTGCCTCTGGTATGAGTGCAAGAGCAGTAGCCCAGGCTCTTGAAAGCGTGTTTGAACTTAAATACTCACCCTCAACCATAAGCAAAATATCGCAGGTAACCTTAGAGGAAATA
The DNA window shown above is from Desulfurobacterium indicum and carries:
- a CDS encoding transposase, whose protein sequence is MRNGITSWGTPHKYQPQEAKMELQKILPDLVKEVVKQTLESIMTAEREVFLKEHGGTKNGFYVRNLDTVIGKLENLRIPRDREGKFRTKLIEPYRRRDINLEDLILGMFASGMSARAVAQALESVFELKYSPSTISKISQVTLEEI